In a genomic window of Amphiprion ocellaris isolate individual 3 ecotype Okinawa chromosome 13, ASM2253959v1, whole genome shotgun sequence:
- the atoh1b gene encoding protein atonal homolog 1b has translation MAAKAELSSWPECPEDFSLLQQHNLAHINSKTWISSNSIHAFSRRDAAADAGISLEKLVPVSKLPDCVSAAGISDSDASKAADGGKTSLFSPQRHRRVAANARERRRMHGLNKAFDELRSVIPSLENEKKLSKYDTLQMAQIYITELSELLAGVVHPECRSPRQGAADKTSRRSLIHSIRPTASAQTPNPLTGEQRDPSNSISHLIILGPTSDLESNKSGTSSNSSEDES, from the coding sequence ATGGCCGCAAAAGCAGAGCTCTCAAGCTGGCCAGAATGCCCGGAGGATTtctctctgctgcagcagcacaattTGGCGCACATCAACTCCAAAACGTGGATTTCTTCAAACTCAATCCATGCGTTCTCAAGGAGGGACGCAGCCGCAGATGCAGGCATCTCGCTGGAGAAACTTGTGCCAGTGAGTAAACTCCCTGACTGCGTTTCTGCTGCAGGCATCTCAGACTCAGATGCCAGCAAGGCAGCAGATGGAGGCAAGACGAGCCTCTTCAGCCCTCAGAGACACAGACGCGTGGCAGCCAATGccagggagaggaggaggatgcacGGCCTCAACAAAGCGTTTGACGAGCTTAGGAGCGTCATCCCCTCcctggaaaatgagaaaaagttaTCCAAATATGACACCCTCCAAATGGCGCAGATCTACATCACGgagctgtctgagctgctggctGGAGTGGTTCATCCGGAGTGCAGAAGTCCGCGTCAGGGCGCAGCGGACAAGACCTCCAGGAGGAGCCTGATTCACTCCATAAGGCCGACAGCCAGTGCGCAGACCCCGAACCCGCTGACCGGAGAGCAGAGAGACCCCAGCAACTCCATCAGCCACCTGATTATACTGGGACCTACATCTGACTTAGAATCCAACAAATCAGGGACTTCATCCAACAGCAGTGAGGATGAATCTTAG
- the dok3 gene encoding docking protein 3, with the protein MEVIFKEGMLYLQVVKFGKKSWRKTRTVLFKASSTGVGRLELCSVADSSSVADQKKACRQKTERKVVRLSDCLSVTAAPKESCPAGCSAFYLNTTQGTYTLASTTCQDWLSAVCLLAFQKDPGESDKGDFKGGNGLTMEDNDLYSSWKSDLTLPPNQYKVTVQSTEASKRCRLAGEYLVSPDREAVILLDVSTGRIIYCWPYRLLRKFGQVEGGFSIEAGRRCDSGEGVFTFLTRYGPQIFQLISQQCAVEKNSWVQPVSVHRRSFSDVSPVSLPGPADVSADTEDESDSTYSTIIHTSVEDIKQLARPSSREAVGEEDEEERCRSLDSLNMGNSMEDSIYYNLRRATPPLIRKAETDDSECLYSDVKKPPLNLQLQPLSSPLTPCTITKSAPYAPPKPRSQPLPPVNNYIQPGYNAQAVDDTKETEEAISSSARAAPTEAPGSFKHRLAEIISKDLAKFQLPPPQGAASPTFSQ; encoded by the exons ATGGAAGTGATCTTCAAGGAGGGGATGTTGTACCTGCAGGTAGTCAAGTTTGGAAAA AAATCGTGGCGGAAAACAAGGACGGTGCTTTTTAAAGCCAGCTCTACAGGGGTCGGCCGGCTGGAGCTCTGCTCTGTAGCTGACAGCAGCTCTGTTGCTGACCAGAAGAAGGCTTGTcgacagaaaacagagagaaaagttGTGCGTCTCAGTGACTGCCTCAGTGTCACTGCTGCTCCAAAGGAGTCCTGCCCTGCTGGGTGCTCGGCCTTCTACCTAAACACCACACAGGGCACCTACACGTTAGCCTCCACAACCTGCCAGGACTGGCTGAGCGCCGTCTGTCTCCTGGCCTTCCAG AAGGATCCTGGAGAATCAGACAAAGGGGATTTCAAAGGAGGAAACGGTCTGACCATGGAGGACAATGACCTTTACTCATCCTGGAAAAGCG ATCTGACTCTTCCTCCAAACCAGTACAAAGTGACTGTCCAGAGCACAGAGGCGTCCAAGCGGTGCCGGTTGGCTGGAGAGTATCTGGTGTCTCCAGACAGAGAGGCTGTGATTCTGCTGGACGTCAGTACTGGTCGTATCATCTACTGCTGGCCATACAGGCTCCTACGCAAGTTTGGACAGGTTGAG GGAGGATTCAGCATTGAAGCAGGTCGTCGCTGTGACTCAGGAGAAGGAGTTTTCACCTTCCTGACCCGGTACGGTCCTCAGATCTTCCAGCTCATATCCCAGCAGTGTGCCGTCGAGAAGAACTCATGGGTCCAACCTGTCAGCGTCCACAGAAGATCATTTTCTGACGTCTCTCCAGTTTCCCTTCCTGGTCCTGCAGATGTTTCTGCTGACACAGAGGATGAGTCTGACAGCACCTACTCCACTATTATTCACACTTCTGTGGAAGATATAAAACAGCTTGCCAGACCCAGCAGCAGGGAGGCCGTGggagaggaggacgaggaggaacgCTGTCGCTCCCTGGATTCATTAAACATGGGTAACTCCATGGAGGACAGCATTTATTACAACCTGAGGAGAGCCACGCCTCCTTTGATCAGAAAAGCCGAAACAGACGATTCAGAGTGCCTTTATTCGGATGTGAAAAAACCTCCCTTGAATCTTCAGCTCCAGCCTCTTTCCTCTCCCCTAACTCCCTGCACCATCACCAAATCTGCTCCCTATGCCCCACCCAAGCCCCGCAGCCAGCCTCTGCCCCCTGTCAATAACTACATCCAGCCGGGCTACAATGCACAGGCGGTGGATGACACAAAGGAGACGGAGGAGGCCATCAGCTCCTCCGCCCGTGCTGCCCCCACAGAGGCCCCTGGCAGTTTTAAACACAGGCTGGCAGAAATCATTTCTAAGGACCTGGCAAAGTTCCAGCTGCCTCCTCCCCAAGGAGCAGCCAGCCCCACATTTTCTCAGTAG